One region of Mucilaginibacter sp. 14171R-50 genomic DNA includes:
- a CDS encoding DUF1015 family protein encodes MASISPFCAIRPNPFYADQLVFPGADPIVVLDHGKPEEKLLPLKQTLEAGARVRPEIPGNQQKAFENIRFNLEQQLSQGKLWQEQQPAIYVYEVITRSYRQTGIWALTHLDDYRNNHILTHEHTFNDNVRRQKIYRGNTGIEGSPVLLTYTPNRVINRIIADVRKQDHDILMGDKDWLHKLWKIEDETLIAQLTAAFAQITPVYLSDGHHRLESALQLADEQREQGVKPFDCISSLYMCTDQLRIEEYNRVVIPDEHIPTGELLKKIEADFYITESPENAPVKPKDKHSVGMLVNGRWFILQARVHTYQHVTGANALDAAILQRVVFKPIFGIIDPKTDSRLKCAGGEGSIKDILTIVQHYPHAIAFMLGPLSVTELMNVADAREVLPPKSTWIVPKVPYGLLINRHIG; translated from the coding sequence ATGGCATCAATCTCACCGTTCTGTGCCATCAGGCCAAACCCGTTTTACGCCGACCAACTGGTTTTTCCCGGCGCCGACCCCATAGTTGTACTCGACCACGGCAAGCCCGAGGAAAAGCTGCTACCCCTGAAGCAAACACTGGAAGCCGGCGCCCGCGTGAGGCCCGAGATACCCGGGAACCAGCAAAAAGCCTTCGAAAACATCAGGTTTAACCTGGAGCAGCAGCTGTCGCAAGGAAAACTCTGGCAGGAGCAACAGCCCGCCATATACGTTTATGAGGTTATCACAAGAAGTTACCGCCAAACCGGTATATGGGCTTTAACCCATCTTGATGATTACCGCAACAACCACATACTTACACATGAACACACCTTTAATGACAATGTAAGACGGCAAAAAATTTACCGGGGCAATACCGGTATTGAAGGCAGCCCGGTATTACTTACTTATACGCCCAACCGTGTTATAAATCGCATAATTGCCGATGTTCGAAAGCAGGATCATGATATATTAATGGGCGATAAGGATTGGTTGCACAAGCTATGGAAAATTGAGGACGAGACGTTAATAGCGCAGCTAACAGCAGCGTTTGCGCAGATAACACCGGTTTACCTTTCCGATGGTCATCATCGCCTGGAGTCTGCCCTGCAATTGGCCGATGAGCAAAGGGAACAGGGTGTAAAACCTTTCGACTGTATCTCATCGCTTTATATGTGCACCGACCAGTTGCGAATAGAGGAGTATAACCGCGTGGTGATTCCGGACGAACATATACCTACCGGCGAACTTTTGAAAAAGATAGAAGCGGATTTTTATATTACTGAGTCGCCGGAAAATGCGCCCGTAAAACCAAAGGATAAACATTCCGTGGGGATGCTGGTGAACGGGCGCTGGTTTATTTTACAGGCCAGGGTGCATACCTATCAGCATGTAACCGGTGCAAACGCGCTTGATGCCGCTATTTTACAGCGCGTTGTGTTTAAACCCATATTTGGGATTATAGACCCTAAAACAGACAGCCGGTTAAAGTGCGCTGGTGGCGAAGGATCGATAAAGGACATATTGACGATAGTACAGCACTATCCGCATGCCATAGCCTTTATGCTCGGTCCGCTCAGCGTAACCGAACTGATGAACGTTGCTGATGCCCGGGAGGTATTGCCGCCCAAATCAACCTGGATAGTGCCCAAAGTGCCTTATGGATTGTTGATAAACCGCCATATCGGTTAA
- a CDS encoding ThuA domain-containing protein — protein MKRILQLMMVACISLAASAQPHKPFKVLALYENGGHHIEYSRRAKIWLDKLAAQKGFTIDYIQNTDKIDSTFLNQYQLFIQLDYAPYAWNETAAKAFEKYINEGRGGWIGFHHATLLGEFDGYPMWNWFSAFMGGIRWKDYIAAFANGKVNVEDKLHPVMKGVPASFLIKQEEWYTWDKSPRPNVDVLASVDESTYDPRQPKVKMGDHPVVWSNPNYRARNVYIFMGHSPNLFDNTAYTRLFSNAIFWAAEKQPYSPPPRK, from the coding sequence ATGAAAAGAATCCTGCAGTTAATGATGGTTGCCTGCATTAGCCTTGCCGCGAGCGCGCAACCCCATAAACCTTTTAAAGTACTGGCGTTGTATGAAAATGGCGGACACCATATAGAATACTCCCGCCGCGCAAAAATTTGGCTGGACAAACTTGCTGCACAAAAGGGTTTTACCATTGATTACATTCAAAATACCGATAAAATTGACAGTACTTTTTTGAACCAATACCAGCTTTTTATACAATTAGATTATGCACCCTACGCCTGGAACGAAACGGCTGCAAAAGCTTTCGAAAAGTATATAAACGAGGGCAGGGGAGGCTGGATAGGCTTTCATCATGCTACGCTTTTGGGCGAATTTGATGGTTACCCAATGTGGAATTGGTTCTCGGCATTTATGGGTGGCATCAGGTGGAAGGATTATATAGCCGCTTTTGCAAACGGTAAGGTAAATGTTGAAGACAAGCTGCACCCGGTAATGAAAGGCGTGCCCGCATCATTCCTTATAAAGCAGGAAGAATGGTACACCTGGGATAAAAGCCCGCGGCCCAATGTAGATGTGCTGGCGAGTGTTGACGAGTCGACATACGATCCGCGGCAGCCGAAAGTAAAAATGGGAGACCACCCCGTAGTGTGGTCGAACCCTAATTACCGGGCGCGTAACGTTTACATATTTATGGGGCACTCCCCAAACCTGTTTGATAATACGGCTTATACAAGGTTATTTAGCAACGCCATTTTTTGGGCCGCAGAAAAACAGCCTTATTCCCCTCCTCCCCGGAAATAA
- a CDS encoding serine/threonine-protein kinase, with amino-acid sequence MSKVFTITDGLENLGALRTGGQGSVYKGRRMGPVLTAIKLLPTPIHSESDDDRNFRNFSNEVAKLQKVNEEPNPNVVKILSSGITDSGSLPFIEMEYIEGPDLCELLQPPHSKVFMLKEVIRVADQLANALAHCHSVGVKHGDVKSNNVKYNVHTGNYVLLDFGLAVMTEEERRSSIRHAGAIEFMAPEQHDGSMLLQTDVYSYGIILYELLTGQVPFPLKGNGETGRNAIMLAHIESPVPDLLELRRKNLPDDWSTLKQTQEMQVPQWLLDVISKCLQKQPEARYASGVELHEAIINGSLSADGKLSTNAIQAENDRLQHLITHYQQTEAEKDKQLESLKALAAQSGARFNNQKGVFERNKALILVSKPALAGLVTLTIVLSAVFCYSFFKKDNAKEVVYIEKTDYLKPPFVTRYYNQDSVMKAAAAKAAAVKKAALKAKKPTIVTPPVTQEKKKKRKKFLGIF; translated from the coding sequence ATGAGTAAAGTTTTTACCATAACAGATGGACTTGAGAACCTTGGAGCCCTGCGAACGGGCGGACAGGGATCGGTGTATAAAGGCCGCCGTATGGGGCCGGTACTTACCGCTATTAAGCTACTGCCTACTCCCATACACTCCGAGAGCGACGACGACCGCAATTTTCGCAACTTTAGTAACGAAGTGGCCAAGCTGCAAAAGGTTAATGAAGAGCCCAACCCAAACGTAGTAAAAATATTAAGCTCGGGCATTACCGATAGCGGCTCGCTGCCGTTTATCGAGATGGAATACATTGAGGGGCCTGACCTGTGCGAACTGCTGCAGCCGCCCCATTCAAAGGTATTCATGCTTAAAGAGGTTATCCGCGTGGCCGATCAACTTGCGAATGCGCTTGCCCACTGTCATAGTGTAGGTGTAAAGCACGGCGATGTAAAAAGCAATAATGTAAAATATAATGTACATACCGGCAATTACGTTTTGCTTGATTTTGGCCTTGCGGTAATGACCGAGGAAGAGCGCCGCAGCAGTATACGCCATGCCGGCGCCATAGAGTTTATGGCACCCGAACAGCATGACGGTTCGATGCTATTGCAAACGGATGTATACAGCTATGGTATTATACTTTACGAGTTACTTACCGGGCAGGTGCCGTTTCCGCTTAAGGGTAACGGTGAAACCGGCCGCAACGCTATTATGCTGGCGCATATTGAATCCCCGGTACCGGATCTTCTTGAATTGCGGAGGAAAAACCTTCCTGACGATTGGAGCACGCTGAAACAAACGCAGGAAATGCAAGTACCGCAATGGCTTTTAGACGTGATCAGTAAATGTCTGCAAAAACAACCCGAAGCGCGATATGCAAGCGGGGTAGAACTGCACGAGGCAATTATAAATGGCAGCCTTTCGGCGGATGGTAAGCTGAGCACAAATGCTATACAAGCCGAAAACGACCGGTTGCAGCACCTTATCACGCATTATCAGCAAACCGAGGCCGAAAAGGACAAACAGTTGGAATCGTTAAAAGCATTGGCAGCACAATCCGGAGCACGCTTTAATAATCAAAAGGGTGTTTTTGAGCGCAATAAGGCGCTTATATTGGTTTCTAAACCGGCGTTGGCAGGATTAGTGACCCTGACAATTGTACTTTCGGCTGTTTTCTGCTATTCCTTTTTCAAAAAGGACAACGCTAAAGAGGTGGTGTATATCGAGAAAACCGATTATCTTAAACCCCCGTTTGTTACCCGATATTATAACCAGGACAGCGTTATGAAAGCTGCTGCAGCAAAAGCCGCCGCCGTCAAAAAGGCCGCTTTAAAAGCTAAGAAGCCGACGATAGTTACGCCGCCCGTGACACAGGAAAAAAAGAAAAAACGCAAGAAATTTCTCGGAATATTTTAA
- a CDS encoding FHA domain-containing protein: protein MFNLFKSDKENKPADVKSIRYELLQFIKHELQKAEGGEGGNIKGLNLYISCPASECAVYEAAVYAEAPEVFKDEIQRIADDYAVNLPESWQMDVILNEGFPPEAVRATKLDAAFFIKTSKNFIKQSAVAYVRALSGETDKPEYNITSEDEKINIGRDKKAQADDGFFRTNHIAFPSDSANESNKYVSRQHAHIEWNNDAGRFMIFADEGGVPPRNKIKIRSEKSEDVIKLSSTHIGHQLLEGDQIILGESAVLEFSYQPATNE, encoded by the coding sequence ATGTTCAATTTGTTTAAAAGTGATAAGGAAAATAAACCGGCGGATGTAAAAAGTATCCGCTACGAATTGCTTCAGTTTATTAAGCATGAATTGCAAAAGGCCGAGGGCGGCGAGGGCGGAAATATTAAAGGGCTTAATCTTTACATTTCCTGCCCGGCATCAGAATGCGCGGTGTACGAGGCGGCTGTTTACGCTGAAGCCCCCGAGGTTTTTAAAGACGAAATACAGCGCATTGCTGATGATTACGCAGTTAACCTGCCCGAAAGCTGGCAAATGGATGTGATATTGAACGAGGGCTTTCCGCCTGAGGCTGTACGCGCCACGAAGTTGGATGCCGCCTTTTTTATTAAAACAAGCAAGAATTTTATTAAACAAAGCGCGGTGGCTTATGTGAGGGCTTTGAGCGGCGAAACAGATAAGCCTGAGTACAACATCACCTCGGAAGATGAGAAAATAAACATTGGCAGGGATAAAAAAGCGCAGGCCGATGATGGTTTTTTCCGTACTAACCATATCGCTTTCCCCAGCGACAGTGCGAACGAAAGTAATAAGTATGTGAGCCGGCAGCATGCTCATATCGAGTGGAATAATGATGCCGGCAGGTTTATGATATTTGCCGACGAGGGCGGTGTGCCACCACGTAATAAAATTAAGATCCGTTCGGAAAAAAGCGAGGACGTAATAAAGCTGAGCTCGACCCACATTGGGCACCAATTGCTTGAGGGCGACCAGATCATCCTGGGCGAATCGGCGGTTTTAGAGTTTAGTTATCAACCGGCAACGAATGAGTAA
- a CDS encoding FtsW/RodA/SpoVE family cell cycle protein has translation MEADKVQSTGRWKERVFLLLISVLLVFLFFRLYSVLQLRFADVDTRLQDGTMINLNAKDPAGQLKKLLTKGYYFEDKRDIDLITATVAGNIGTGQKIDNIGELNKRKYFIIADDAFEKGGESFKSRVNASRALLGYTGDDSVTFVRERTNPLQVPSSTDLGMGGYSITGAITEKKQPVAGVLIRLEMILPQDSIYNDEEVEDIKLITENGNGFKKVYLPDSAGKRHLQELTAYARTNQQGIAEFKNLPAGKAFKLLPLQPGYQFGRSQGVQNLDEDVSLTFSRQPHTIRLFSTRDFNILKKERSLIVRTPAEFNQWFLIIAGSFIGAFLFVHLLLSWKYRASDQLILPVVMILAGLSFLTLLSLQDPLRDRFLAKDMLVYLGIGLVAMLVMLQFKLRRFTPDSWIYRMLVFKHNRNAANGWPWVVLAATLLAMTIKFGTGPEGSGVKVNLFGFQPSEIVKYLIILFLAGFFAANEKLISEYSSWSKRWQFFSFALIAILVTLLLFLLLGDLGPAMVVCFTFIVLFSFSRGDFMFMAGAVVLYVIVSWVVKNVWLSALITAGITALFMLFKRRSLSESAIMVLVIMAAFLTIDQIPYLGKLFPGPVQRLVDRKAIWQDAWNNEVYGGDQVANGLWAMSSGGVSGQGVGEGFAKTIPEAHTDMILPSMGEEFGWTGIVCIFLLFLVYLHRAIIIGRRTGTPFLFYLCAGIGISTFVQFMLIAGGSTGALPLSGVSLPFQSYGGSSLVANLLASGFLLSASLVQGTPVQMSYISRQQDKNLVPALIAACVAITLLTVNVSRYLFNNKKWVVQPALVADKSGMRMFSYNPRIAILMNRLQAGNLYDRDGVVLATSKPELIKKQHRELVKAGAIGYNIDSAMHKRLDRYYPFDEQMFFWTGDANTGVFNGSPNGYFAEYEHAAELRGFKMPTEKFNVTANRYQEDRFLARGVKEMTVVKKDYSAIAPLLIAGINSKEVEAFKNRNRDVKLTMDAGLQTSIQNSIAQDTSLLDNRVSVVVMESNTGDVLTSAMYPLPPVHDWEKLTMSYYDQNQLAGWTTTQDLGFTLATQPGSTAKLATSIASFNKLGLAAADKKYNVASYERIRTKGFEPDETGLITLERAVAKSNNVYFIKLANQEHLQEDMATVYLKTGMFLHGVGGYYYGRDKENAAQEEKWRELWRKTEFNTRPRYDPNNIRKTRAKGISGMAWGQGELIATPASVARMAAGIANHGVILQNRYVLKVADSTISVKPGVKLTNDPKYAALLRQYMIEQSAPKEWTLGIAVAGKTGTPERIWKKQQINDGWYVFFAPKANGVGNMVVCIRIESTKGSSDAVKLAGKHVIPFLREKGYIKSIKEQTSE, from the coding sequence ATGGAAGCCGATAAAGTACAATCTACAGGCAGGTGGAAGGAACGCGTGTTCCTGTTATTAATAAGCGTATTGCTGGTGTTCTTGTTCTTCAGGCTATATTCGGTTTTGCAGTTGCGCTTTGCCGATGTGGATACCCGCCTGCAGGACGGCACCATGATAAACCTGAACGCTAAAGATCCTGCCGGCCAGCTCAAAAAGTTACTTACCAAAGGTTATTATTTTGAGGATAAACGCGATATAGACCTGATAACGGCTACTGTTGCCGGCAACATAGGTACAGGCCAAAAAATTGATAATATAGGCGAACTGAATAAACGCAAGTACTTTATTATAGCCGATGATGCTTTTGAAAAAGGGGGCGAATCATTTAAAAGCAGGGTAAATGCTTCCAGGGCCTTGTTGGGTTATACCGGCGATGATTCGGTAACATTTGTTCGCGAAAGAACAAACCCGCTGCAGGTACCTTCGTCTACAGACTTAGGTATGGGCGGGTATAGCATTACAGGTGCTATCACCGAAAAAAAACAACCCGTGGCTGGTGTATTGATACGCCTTGAAATGATATTACCGCAGGATAGCATTTATAACGACGAAGAAGTTGAGGATATTAAGCTTATTACCGAGAACGGTAACGGCTTTAAAAAAGTTTACCTGCCCGATAGCGCCGGAAAGCGCCATTTACAAGAGCTAACCGCTTATGCCCGTACCAACCAGCAGGGGATAGCCGAGTTTAAAAACCTGCCCGCAGGTAAGGCTTTTAAATTATTGCCGTTACAGCCCGGCTATCAATTTGGCAGATCCCAAGGGGTGCAAAATTTAGATGAGGACGTAAGCCTGACATTCAGCCGCCAGCCGCACACCATCAGGTTGTTTTCTACCAGGGATTTTAATATTCTGAAAAAAGAAAGATCGTTGATCGTTAGAACGCCGGCAGAATTTAACCAATGGTTCCTGATCATAGCAGGAAGCTTTATAGGTGCATTTTTATTCGTGCATTTGCTGCTATCGTGGAAGTATCGGGCTTCGGACCAATTGATACTGCCGGTGGTAATGATACTTGCCGGGCTGTCGTTCCTGACGCTATTGAGCCTGCAGGACCCTTTACGCGACAGGTTTTTAGCAAAGGACATGCTGGTTTACCTGGGCATTGGCCTGGTAGCCATGCTGGTGATGCTGCAATTTAAGCTGCGCCGCTTTACGCCTGACTCTTGGATATACCGCATGCTGGTGTTTAAACATAACCGCAACGCGGCAAACGGCTGGCCCTGGGTGGTGTTGGCGGCTACGCTGCTAGCCATGACCATCAAGTTTGGTACCGGCCCCGAAGGCAGTGGCGTAAAGGTAAATTTGTTCGGGTTTCAGCCCAGCGAAATTGTAAAGTACCTCATCATACTTTTCCTGGCGGGATTTTTTGCCGCTAACGAAAAGTTGATCAGCGAATACAGCAGTTGGAGCAAACGCTGGCAATTCTTCTCGTTCGCGCTGATAGCCATATTGGTAACCCTGCTACTGTTCCTTCTGCTGGGGGACCTAGGCCCCGCTATGGTAGTGTGCTTCACCTTTATTGTGCTGTTCTCGTTCTCGCGGGGCGATTTTATGTTCATGGCGGGGGCGGTAGTACTATATGTCATCGTATCGTGGGTGGTAAAAAACGTTTGGTTATCGGCATTGATAACTGCCGGTATAACCGCCCTGTTCATGCTGTTTAAACGCCGGTCGCTAAGCGAGTCGGCTATCATGGTGCTGGTAATCATGGCGGCCTTTTTAACTATCGACCAGATACCCTATTTAGGAAAGCTGTTTCCCGGTCCCGTGCAACGACTGGTAGACCGTAAGGCCATCTGGCAGGATGCCTGGAACAACGAGGTTTACGGCGGCGATCAGGTAGCTAACGGCCTTTGGGCCATGAGCAGCGGAGGCGTAAGCGGCCAGGGAGTAGGCGAGGGCTTTGCGAAAACCATTCCCGAAGCACATACCGATATGATATTGCCATCGATGGGCGAGGAGTTCGGATGGACTGGGATCGTCTGTATCTTCCTGCTTTTTTTGGTGTACCTGCACCGCGCCATCATTATAGGCCGGCGAACGGGAACGCCGTTCCTGTTCTACCTTTGCGCGGGGATAGGCATATCAACCTTTGTACAGTTTATGCTGATAGCCGGCGGCTCTACGGGGGCGTTGCCACTGTCGGGGGTATCGCTGCCGTTTCAGAGTTATGGCGGGTCATCGTTGGTGGCCAATTTGCTTGCATCTGGCTTTTTGCTTTCCGCATCGCTGGTACAGGGTACGCCTGTGCAAATGAGTTACATATCGCGCCAGCAGGATAAAAACCTGGTACCCGCGCTTATAGCGGCCTGCGTGGCTATTACCCTGCTAACCGTTAATGTATCGCGCTATCTTTTCAATAATAAAAAATGGGTGGTGCAGCCCGCGCTTGTAGCCGATAAAAGCGGCATGCGCATGTTTAGCTATAACCCGCGTATTGCCATATTAATGAACCGCCTGCAAGCGGGTAACCTGTACGACAGGGATGGCGTAGTGCTGGCAACCAGCAAGCCCGAGCTTATTAAAAAGCAACACCGCGAATTGGTAAAGGCGGGCGCTATTGGTTACAACATTGATTCGGCTATGCATAAGCGACTTGACAGATATTACCCTTTTGACGAGCAAATGTTTTTTTGGACGGGCGATGCCAATACGGGCGTTTTTAACGGCAGTCCCAACGGGTACTTTGCGGAATATGAACATGCTGCCGAACTGCGCGGCTTTAAAATGCCGACCGAAAAATTCAACGTTACGGCCAACCGCTACCAGGAAGACCGCTTTTTGGCGCGCGGTGTAAAGGAAATGACGGTGGTGAAAAAAGATTACAGCGCTATTGCGCCGCTGCTTATCGCCGGCATAAACAGTAAGGAGGTGGAAGCTTTTAAAAACCGTAACCGCGATGTAAAACTGACCATGGATGCAGGCTTGCAAACCAGTATCCAAAACTCCATAGCCCAGGATACATCGCTGCTGGATAACCGGGTATCGGTGGTGGTGATGGAATCAAATACCGGGGATGTATTAACCTCAGCCATGTACCCTTTACCCCCGGTACACGATTGGGAAAAGCTGACTATGAGCTACTACGACCAGAACCAGTTAGCCGGGTGGACAACCACGCAGGACTTGGGCTTTACCCTGGCTACCCAGCCAGGCTCAACAGCAAAGTTGGCTACCTCCATCGCGTCGTTCAATAAATTGGGTTTGGCTGCCGCCGATAAAAAATACAATGTAGCCAGTTATGAACGCATCCGTACCAAAGGGTTCGAACCCGATGAAACGGGTCTGATAACATTGGAACGCGCTGTAGCAAAATCAAACAACGTTTACTTTATAAAGCTGGCCAACCAGGAACACCTACAGGAAGATATGGCTACCGTTTACCTTAAAACCGGTATGTTTTTACATGGCGTGGGCGGTTACTATTATGGTCGCGATAAAGAGAATGCCGCCCAGGAGGAAAAATGGCGCGAGCTTTGGCGCAAAACCGAGTTTAATACCAGGCCGCGTTACGATCCTAATAATATCCGAAAAACAAGGGCCAAGGGCATTTCGGGTATGGCTTGGGGGCAGGGCGAGCTGATCGCTACGCCTGCATCGGTTGCGCGCATGGCTGCTGGTATAGCCAATCACGGTGTTATTTTGCAAAACCGTTACGTGCTTAAGGTAGCCGATTCGACAATATCCGTAAAGCCAGGCGTTAAACTAACCAACGACCCTAAGTATGCTGCACTGCTGCGCCAGTATATGATAGAGCAAAGCGCGCCAAAGGAATGGACGCTTGGTATTGCCGTTGCCGGTAAAACCGGTACGCCGGAGCGTATCTGGAAAAAACAACAGATAAACGATGGCTGGTACGTTTTCTTTGCACCAAAGGCTAATGGTGTAGGCAATATGGTGGTTTGTATCCGTATAGAATCTACAAAGGGATCGTCGGACGCGGTAAAACTGGCGGGGAAGCATGTAATTCCATTCCTGCGCGAAAAAGGCTACATTAAAAGCATCAAAGAGCAAACAAGTGAATAA
- a CDS encoding PP2C family serine/threonine-protein phosphatase, whose translation MAENYFGLTDTGKVRSNNEDAFIAQPVMSNRMVLVAVIDGVGGYNGGEVAAAIAKEVFIDRLNGLQGEIIPAMIDAFKLASQQIADKKLQDKDLESMACVATMALVDVENNQFFYAHVGDTRLYLLRDNSLVKISKDHSFVGFLEDSGRLTETAAMNHPKRNEINKALGFTNQIDTDESFIETGQSPFLPGDMLLLCSDGLTDMVDKAGILNIITQNASLQHKATELIAAANANGGNDNVTVALALNDKPQQRAQATMPAPSQAKQADDGTDGIKPTRQRQYIEEEISTKPKMGSNKNTGLILILSFLCLLFLASTIWLYLTKQRQTTPLESAAPAAQKMRNAEEIKLQDAIDAFKGDTLVLSDTSFKQPIVITDTLHIDQDTLYIKVRGNITLQRDTTFNGPALSIAPGNKAVVLENLKFKDFAIGAELGNSSLTLKNVEFINCRLHIQRKYRLPDGKPVTADLPVAKVDTNVKASTKTPANANGSR comes from the coding sequence ATGGCTGAAAACTATTTTGGATTAACCGATACCGGTAAGGTGCGCAGCAATAACGAGGATGCCTTTATTGCCCAGCCAGTTATGAGTAACCGCATGGTGCTTGTTGCCGTAATTGATGGTGTTGGCGGCTATAACGGGGGCGAAGTGGCTGCCGCTATAGCCAAAGAGGTGTTTATTGACCGTTTGAACGGATTGCAGGGCGAGATAATCCCCGCCATGATTGACGCTTTTAAGCTGGCCAGCCAGCAAATAGCTGATAAAAAGCTACAGGATAAAGATCTGGAGAGCATGGCTTGTGTAGCCACTATGGCTTTGGTTGATGTAGAGAACAACCAGTTTTTTTATGCCCACGTAGGTGATACCCGCTTGTATTTGCTGCGCGATAACTCATTGGTTAAAATATCTAAAGACCACTCCTTTGTAGGTTTTCTGGAAGATAGTGGCCGCCTTACCGAAACGGCTGCCATGAACCATCCAAAACGCAACGAAATAAATAAGGCCCTGGGCTTTACCAACCAGATAGATACCGACGAAAGTTTTATAGAGACAGGTCAGTCGCCTTTTTTACCCGGCGATATGCTGCTGCTTTGCAGTGATGGCCTTACAGATATGGTAGATAAGGCCGGCATATTAAATATCATCACTCAAAATGCATCATTACAGCACAAAGCCACCGAATTAATAGCCGCTGCCAATGCCAACGGAGGAAACGATAACGTTACCGTGGCGCTGGCGCTAAACGATAAGCCGCAGCAGCGCGCGCAGGCCACTATGCCTGCACCATCGCAAGCAAAACAGGCAGATGACGGTACGGATGGTATTAAACCAACCCGGCAACGGCAATATATAGAAGAAGAAATATCAACTAAACCAAAAATGGGCTCTAATAAAAATACAGGCTTAATTTTAATATTGAGCTTTTTGTGTCTGCTTTTTCTGGCGTCAACCATTTGGCTATACTTAACCAAACAACGACAGACAACCCCGCTTGAAAGCGCAGCCCCGGCTGCCCAAAAGATGCGCAATGCTGAGGAAATTAAACTCCAGGATGCCATTGACGCCTTTAAAGGCGATACCCTGGTACTTTCTGACACCTCATTTAAACAACCCATTGTTATCACTGATACGCTGCATATCGATCAGGATACACTATACATTAAGGTAAGAGGCAATATTACCCTGCAGCGCGATACCACTTTTAATGGGCCGGCCTTGTCAATAGCTCCGGGCAACAAAGCAGTGGTGCTGGAGAACTTGAAATTTAAGGATTTCGCTATCGGTGCCGAATTGGGGAATAGCAGCCTTACGCTAAAAAACGTTGAGTTTATTAATTGCAGGCTGCATATTCAGCGTAAATATAGATTGCCCGATGGCAAACCGGTAACGGCCGATCTGCCGGTTGCAAAAGTAGATACTAACGTTAAGGCATCAACAAAAACCCCTGCTAATGCAAATGGAAGCCGATAA